The proteins below come from a single Tachypleus tridentatus isolate NWPU-2018 chromosome 13, ASM421037v1, whole genome shotgun sequence genomic window:
- the LOC143238362 gene encoding dexamethasone-induced Ras-related protein 1-like → MEVNGDSQNTSLTQSFKTHYVLVILGASRVGKTAILHQFLYNTFPDVYKATVEEFHRSEYKLKDFVLTLDILDTSGSYEFPAMKRLAINMGDAFVLVYSIDDAQSFEDVCREREYVRQARSIDVPIVVVGNKCDREDHRVVGKELTESVVTMDWENGFVEASAKTNMNIFKIFNEILTQARAPSELSVCIERRRQSLPTFSVTPKVKYDRDLKRHSCVIS, encoded by the coding sequence ATGGAGGTAAACGGTGACTCTCAAAACACGTCTCTTACACAGTCGTTCAAAACACACTACGTGCTTGTTATCCTAGGAGCTTCACGTGTTGGGAAGACGGCTATCCTACACCAGTTTCTTTACAATACGTTCCCTGATGTCTATAAGGCCACTGTGGAAGAGTTCCATCGAAGTGAGTACAAACTGAAGGACTTTGTCTTAACCCTTGACATACTTGACACCAGCGGAAGTTACGAGTTTCCGGCGATGAAAAGATTAGCCATAAACATGGGTGATGCCTTCGTGCTGGTATATTCTATAGACGATGCCCAATCTTTCGAAGACGTGTGTAGGGAACGAGAGTACGTTCGTCAAGCAAGGTCGATAGATGTCCCTATTGTCGTCGTGGGTAACAAGTGCGACCGCGAAGACCACAGGGTAGTCGGGAAAGAACTAACCGAGAGTGTGGTGACAATGGATTGGGAGAATGGATTCGTTGAAGCATCAGCTAAGactaatatgaatatatttaaaatttttaacgaGATACTGACTCAAGCACGTGCCCCGAGCGAGCTCTCTGTCTGCATAGAACGCAGAAGGCAGAGTCTCCCCACCTTCAGTGTGACACCTAAGGTGAAATATGATCGAGACCTAAAGCGTCACAGTTGTGTGATTTCATAA